A region of the Vidua chalybeata isolate OUT-0048 chromosome 7, bVidCha1 merged haplotype, whole genome shotgun sequence genome:
TCATATTACTTTTAGTACAGGTAAGGTatttagcaaataattttttgattGAGGCTAAAGTGTGTGTTTCAAAATGTGATTCTTTTCTTCCAGGTATGTGTTTTGATTTACTCATCTTTCAAGCTGATGTTAAATAGAAGTTTTCTGgcatctgcttttcttccttgttcaGAAGGGGCATTTCAGTGAGAGTAGAGATGCTTCTTGGTCTTGCTCCCTTAATTCAAACGTGTAACTTTATGGACTGTATAAATCATTGAAGATCCTTTAGGCATTGCTTTGATGAAAAATGAAGAGCAAGACATCAATTTCAGTCTTACTCAACCATTGACTTTTATTTGTTATGACAGTctcatatcttttttttttttttttttggtgattccACCTTACTTTTTTTTAGATGGGAGGAAGAAGTTGAACTCCTTGGTTTTCTGGCATGCAATTACCATTACATTGTGCAAACTAAAATTATAGCATAACACACTGTCAGTTCACCTTCTGATTATTATGGATTAGTAGAATTTGTGAATTTGTGTGTAGGAACAGATCCTGTTACCTTGCAGCTTCCACATTCTTCCTAGATTATGGCACTTCTGGCTGTGtagcataaagaaaaatctgaattttaatcCTTGGCAATTATTAGAAGTTGAgttaaatcacattttaatatgctttttaaaaactaaatttaaaagcCACTGTAGTATTTCTCAAACTTTCTAGAAATATTATTAAAGTTTAACAGTATTCCCTTTGACATAAAATTCAACACTACGCTTTCTGCAGGTAGCACTGATTTCAAGTGATAGTGTCAAAGTAAGAATTCAATGAAGGCTGCATTCAATCTGCGGTTAAACCCCTTGTGCCCAGCTATTCCATTAAATGCATGTTACAGTAAGTTCTCTTACCTGAGTGAGGAGCATTGGGGTGTCACTCTAGGGGTCAGCACTCTGTGGCTGTAAAAGCCCAAGTCAGTTTTTCATTTCTGGCATGTTGCAGtcctgtggtttgttttggtattttttttctgactaacTCAAATGAATTTGTCTGTTTCCTATTGAAGCCTTGGCATAGATTTAACAAATATGGAGCAAAATGTTATTACTACAGTGCTCTTAATTAGAAGGagcagaaaactgattttttttttttcccacatagTTTGGGGGCTTGCTGTGTTACAGGGCTTTGGGAGAGAGGTGTGGCTGTTTCTGGGGAGTTGGGAGggtgtcctgctcctgctccaagAGCAGATGGAGCACTGTGAATTGTGAATTcacagcactggagctgtgAATTGGCCGGGACTGAGTGCCTGCTGCACTCCCAGCTCAAAGCAGGGATCCCCTGCAGTGAGGGTGGGGAAGCAGCGCTTCCCAGAGCAGAGTGCTCACCTGTCAGGTGTTGGAGGGGAGCTGTCCTGTGGGCTGtgcagggggagggaggggcaCTGAAGGGAATGACAGGTCCAGTTCCAGTACTGAGTGTGTCTCAGTCTTCTGTGTCTCagaagagattattttaaagGCTAGTTAGCTAAAGCCAGATCAGTACTTTAGAAATACCCAGCAGTGATTTTTGGAAGGTAAAAATGCTTGAATTTTGGAATGAACCTGACAAATTAAGTGCAGATCTTTaatctctcttgtttttcttttcttacagcAAGCAAGGATTTGGCACAGACATCCTATTTCATGGCTACCAACAGGTTGTTATCCTGAACCTCTTTGTTGCACTGTTGTAGCACACTATAGCTTCCTTTACTGCAGGGCCCCCTGATGTGTCTTACCCTTGTTGCAGTGGGGGACTGGGCCACCTCCAGTGGTGGTACCTCCCCGCCTGCAGTGCGGTGTATTGGACAAGGGCCTGATGGCACAAAGGGCTTAAATGCACAATGAGAAGTGTAGTGGTGCTTTCTGATGACTTTTTCTCGATTGTGAGTGCATAAGTCTAAAATTGGTAGCCTGAATAGCAGCTAAAGATTACAAAGAGATAAACTTAACCTAGAAATCCGAGCATCTTGGTAAGtacaaaactatttttagtTTACACTTGTAGTTAATGGCAGTTTTCTCTTAACTTTAAGTATATTGATTCAGTCTTAACTTATAAAATTCTAATGGGCCTAAGGTATTTTCAACtagctgatttttctttttagatagACTAGTACTAGCCCAATGTTACTTCTTTTAGAAACTGCTCTTTAATCTTTATATATAGTTTTAAAACTCAAGTACTTAGATAAATTTAAAGTTCTAGGATTCCAAGTGGGTGTTTTGCAGACATAGCCTGTCATAGAAAATTAGAGAGCAGACTTTAGTCTTGATTACTTCAATTTGCCTCTGGCAAAACTGCTTTAACCTTTATTTAAGAAGATTGCATTATGTGTAGATACAGTTTTTAAACAGTATCTGCTGATTATTAGAActgttcaaaataaataaataaatcctggTGGTTCCTTGATGAGCAAGATTCTGTACTCAAGCAGCTGTTAAGAGAAGTTATGCTAAAGCAGTGAAAGTGAACCACTGTGTTTGTGGGGCTGGAAGCTGAAGACAACATCACAAATGTCATAAATCCAGGCCTGGTGAAAGCAAAGCCCACAAATAACTCACCTGGCTGCTGTGAATCTGCTGGGGGCCTTCTGATTGTCTCATTTGGAGACTGCACAATTAGCTCTATGCATTATACTGCAGAATTTTAATTCACCGTATTATACTGTCCTTTTTAGTACTTAAGTACAGTAGAATAATTGGTAAATTTGTTTATTGTTCATCAAGCTTTTGATAGCAAAAACAAATTAACTTTTCTGCCAGATAAATGCCCTGCCCTTTGTTTTCTTAGGGCAGTAAGGTATCTTATGAGCTTATTCAACAAAATGTTTAACTGTTGTTGATTGACAAGGTATCATTCTGTATGTTAATGgttgatttttttgggttttctgttttACATGTTTGGTTTCCTTTGGTTCCTCATTACGAAATGTGTGCAACAGCCTTCACCTTACCACATTCTGTCTTCAGTACAAGCCCACAGTGATAGCATGTGTGTGCATTCACTTGGCCTGCAAGTGGTCCAACTGGGAGATTCCAGTATCAACTGATGGAAAACACTGGTGGGAATATGTAGATCCCTCAGTTACTCTAGAGCTACTGGATGGTAAGTCATGCTCCTTTCTCATTTTGAAATTCAAGGGTTTATTCATGTAAGGGTGGAGCATAGCATGTCGTGAGAGCATTCAGCTAAAATTAAATCTCACTGGCTTCATGTGCTGTATCTTCAGTGAAAGAAAGGGATAGGAGTGGAGAGAACTTCAGAAGGCAAACTTGGTTTGGCTGCTGGGTGGGGTGTCCACATACTTTTTGCAGGTGGAGGATAGATCCTGCTTTTAAATGCCTTTCAGAACCAAGACAGAGATGGAAATCTGTCAGTGCAATTCATGCAGCCCTGATGGTTTCAGGTACCTTAGTGTTGTTTCAGTGACAGTGTTCATTAAGGCTGTACATTAAATTACCACGTTTATGAAAGCAGTTCTGTGTTAACAGTTTGGTGTAGCTTGTAGGATCTCAGACTCTGGTAAGAAGAAAGCATATGCCTAGAACACCCTACTCCTAGAAGTTTACTGTCTTTTAAGATAGTATTTACTACAGTGGAGTCTGAATTTAAGGGCCAGATTTACTGCTGTAGAGGATGTGGGAGCTCCTGGGCCTTTCAGATCTGTGTGTTGGACTTTGTTGGTCCTGGAGTGAAATGTTTGTTGCCTGGAGATCTCCAGGCTTCAGATGGCCCAGCATTGACTCTCTGTTCCTGCTGATTTCCTCTGGTGAGCTGTTCTTTCTTAATGGCACTTTGAGGAGGGAGGGTTTGAAAGTGAGAAGTTGAGTAGATGTCATGTAAAGCACAGAACCAGAGTGAGCTTCAAAGGGCAGGTTCAAACATCTCTGTCTTATTGGGCTTCTTTAAGCTGTAGCTGCAGTTCCAAACACcaccctgctgccatcccaccTGGCTGTGGGCTTGTGGCTTTGGTAAACATTCATTGTCTGGATTTGTGAAATCCCCCAGGGGAATGCTGTGAGCTCCTTGTGAACATCACTTAGTCCTTCAAGCATTTATGGAGCTGGGGTGTTTAACAGACCCAGGTAGACCTAAGAGCTGAGGTAGTTTTGCACTTGGGAGCAGCTTAGGTTATAACTTGCTTGTGGAATTCTGGAGAAGCCAGTTCTTCCAGACCTGTAAAAGATGTACTTTTTCATTCAAATTCTGACTGTACCCAGTTATTTTTAGCTTATGACTAGAATTAAGTCtcaattaaaagtatttttatttgcagctgATAAGCATGGAGATGTGTGTTTTCCTGTGGGCATACTAATTgtaaagatttttgttttattaacaCAGCCAGGTACTCCACCTTgaacacaaattatttcaaaactttatttaaaacagaGTCCTTCCACGGGTCTGGCTGGCCATGGGATAGCTGTGGTTTGTACAGAGCTGATATTGGTTGTTCCTGAAGTTTGATGGAATGACTGTAACAGTACAGTACAAAAAATTTATACTTTCAAGGAAACTTAACTCCATACAGAATATGTACAGGCTGAATGGCAAGTATGTTATTTTAGAAACTGTTGTTTCTCTAGTTTTTGGTCTTAACAAATCCAGGTTGTGCAAGtgtaaaaccaaaatattataGTTAAACCTGTTTTTCAGAATGTGTGTAGTTGTCAGAAGTCTGTCCCAGTGGAATACTGTAAACTTTTCTGTTCCACACTTGCctaacaattttttaaaattttaattcagcTCATGCACAGACTAGTATCTACTGCAAAAGCTGTACAACTCTAGGCTAAGTTTTACCTGTTTATAACAGAATCAGATgtaaaaatggcttttctttttcttattcagAGCTAACTCATGAGTTTCTGCAAATACTGGAGAAAACACCTAGCAGGCTCAAGAGAATTAGAAATTGGCGGGTAAGAAACTTTCCTGTAGTGTCTAGCAAGCAGAGATGAACTTCTAGGAGAATTATGAACCAGGGGAAAAAGTTTCGTTATGCTGtacttgctttttcttcctgtatctGGGTTAGGAGGTGGTGAAACCTTGCACCAGCTTTTATTCTCATCTCTGGGCTAAATCCAGATGGACTGTACAAGTATTCTAAGCTGTGTTTtctcacttctttcttttttgcttaGGCTAATCAGGCAGCTAAGAAACCTAAAGGTGATGGACAGGTATCTGAAAACTCGCTTCTTGGTTCATCTTTGGTCCAGAATTCCATTTTGGTGGATACAGTTACTGGTGTAGCTGCAAACACAAGTTTCCAAAAACCATCGACATCATTTCCTGCACCAGTACCTCTGACCTCAGGAAGTATTTCTGTTCCAGACAGTCATGCACCTGAAAATTTGGCAATATTAGCTACAGGAATGCCAAGTACCTCATACAGTTTGGCATCACACCAGGAATGGCCTCAGCACCAAGAACAAACAAGGACAGAGCAAATATACTCTCAGAAGCAGGAGACTCTGCCTGCTAGTCAGTACAACATGAACTTCCAAGCAGGGACGTCCGTGCAGTTGCACTCCGGAGTTCACCACAGACCTGACAAACTTGCTGAGCATTCTACTGTCAAACAAGAATATTCTCATAAGTCAGCAAACAAACACCATGGACAAGTTGCTGCTCCTGTAATAATTCCTCAAAAAATGTCTTTGGATAAATACAGAGAGAAGCGCAAACTAGAAACCCTGGAACTGGATGTCAGAGAACACTATGTAGCAACCCCTGGCGAGCAGCAGCATAAAAAGCacctgcagccacaggcagcCAGTTCTGTTACATCTcccattaaaatgaaaattcctaTTGCAAATGCAGAGAAGCCTGAAAAACACTTGTCTGATAAGAAGGAGAAGGGTGGCTCGCTCAAACTCCGTATTCCAATCCCACCCACAGAAAAGGGTGCCAGTAAGGAggagctgaaaatgaaaatcaaggTTTCTTCCTCAGAAAGGCACAGCTCGTCAGACGAGGGCAGCGGCAAGAGCAAACACTCGAGTCCCCACGTTAGCAAAGAGCATAAGGACAAACACAAAGAGCACTCGCTGAACCGCCACCACGGCGTGGGCCACAAGCACTCGCACTCGCACGGgggcggcagcggcagcagTAAGCACAGCACCGATGGAGTGACGCCCTCTGTGCTGAGGAGTCCCGTGGGCCTGAGTAGCGACGGCAACTCCTCTAGTTCCGGCTCTTCGAGGAAGAAGTTGCACAGCAATGATGCTTCTCACAACCACCACTCCAAAATGAGCAAAAGTTCCAAAAGTTCAGGTAGTTCATCTAGTTCTTGCTCTGTTAAGCAGTATGTATCCTCTCACAACTCTGTTTTTAACCTTCCCTTaccccctcctccccctgtCACATACCAGGTGGGCTACGGACATCTCAGCACCCTCGTGAAACTGGACAAGAAACCAGTGGAGAACGGTCCTGATGCCCATCCCCAGTACAGTACAAACAGCCAGCATATGGACTACAAAGACACATTCGACATGCTGGATTCGCTGTTAAGTGCCCAAGGAATGAACATGTAGTCAATTCTtaggttgtttttctttactttttttttttaatttaagaattgTTAGAATGGAAAACTTGCTAATATAGCAGTAGCAACACCAGCTGTTGCTGCCATGGTTTCAGTATATGTAAGTGCTGCTTTATCCTTCACTCTGAAAAGAAGAGGTATAGTAAACAAGTCTTTATCTCCACATACAATAGTGTTATAAATACTGTAATAGCATGGAAGGTGCAAAAAATCTCAGTATTTCTACGACTGCAGCTAAGAACAGTAGAATGAACGCCCACTTTTAGGTGTATAGGATGCCTTGAGCATTGATTATTTATGATTTTGAGTACTGCAGCCACAACTTTTTGTTGCATAGTTTTTGAATGAGTGTTATTGTTTTCTTGTGTATTTATACTGTATGTATGATTTGCATGTCTCAAAGATAAAGGGATTAAAAACAGTATACTGACAACTGTTTACAAGAAAGTGGAGAAAAATGTACATACATTTTTGTATGTTTAGATATACCATAAATACTCAGGATTGGAGCTGCTTGTAAGTATGACAAAATACACATAACTTTATTTTATCTTGCCAGAGTCCATCAGTTACCCAAACCAAGATGGCACTTTGTCTTGTTTATCTTTAAACTGTAGGCCTTATTGGAAGCCGCTTAAAAAGGGACACTTAGTGGAGGAGGCATCCAGGACCATGTAGGGTCAGCACCACACAGTATTagcagggaggcaggaaaaggggTAGGCCTCTGCTCACTCACTATGGCCAGACCTCAGAAATGTCCCTagatttctgaaggaaaaaggaattaaaataaaagtttacaTAATCTTTGTGAAGtgcatttaaatgtttattGGCTTGATGCAGTAAAATAGACACAGAGCTGTTCATAATGGTTATGTAGAATAATGTGATTTAACTGCAATTCAGAACTGTCATTGTAGGAAAatcatcctttaaaaaaaaaaaaacaaaacataatttattcTAATAGTAACAGGGGTCACTGTTTCCAGTGACATTCCAGAATAATACCCATGTTCTGAAATCCAAAAAGTGTACTTGTGTGTGATGCCGTATTTCTTTTACAGGTGAGTGCAGTCTTCACAGTAAATAAGAGAAAAACTATTGATATCCCAACTTTATATTCCAACAATAAAATAGTTACCAGGGATTCTGTGGATTGTACTTGTCATTAGTTACCAAATTGGAAGATACTTGTTCTGGTttttgcagctctgtggggttAGGAGATCCCCTGAGTGTCCCAGTTAAACCACTACATCCATTTAACCTGCCTGCgagtgccagggcagggcctgGGAGCTCTTTGCAGGGGTTGTGCTCTGCAGGAGGAGTGACAGGTGTGCATGTGCTGTGTTCTGCAAGCCAATACTGCAGCTCAGCCACCTGCAGGACAGGGAACTGACCTTCTGGGTTCTTACTCAAAACTGTCATAAGCTCTGAAGTACCTCAACATGAACTCAGTAGATCTATAGTAGCAACAGCCAGTTTTCAGTGACTTCTTTTATCTTAGAAGTGAACATGATGTGAAGTAAACTTTTGCTAAGCCTCCTCATTCCCTTAGTGCTCATTTAACTCTGTAAGTCTCCCATGAACATCTGCAGCTTTGCCCTCCAGTTATTTACTCACCTGTGCTTTAAATGAGAAAACTGTTCAGTATCAGCCTGGTTGGTAGTTGCTGTATGATGTAACTACAGGTATCTCAATTACTATGTAATACTCTGTTTCCAGTAATGCAAACGCTTGTAATTACTTGAATAAGTTTTATTTAAACTATGAATACTTTTTTTACACTTAAggaatatttaaatggaaacCTGATTGCATTTTCTGCTATATCTTAGTGTAAGTCAAGGCCCGTGTACAAAATCCAAGCTGTCTTATCCCTTCTGAATTGGTTATTTTTCTACATTCAGGATGTAACTTCTTGTTGCAAACTTCTGCATTGTTGAA
Encoded here:
- the CCNT2 gene encoding cyclin-T2 isoform X4; this encodes MKAAFNLRLNPLCPAIPLNACYTSKDLAQTSYFMATNSLHLTTFCLQYKPTVIACVCIHLACKWSNWEIPVSTDGKHWWEYVDPSVTLELLDELTHEFLQILEKTPSRLKRIRNWRANQAAKKPKGDGQVSENSLLGSSLVQNSILVDTVTGVAANTSFQKPSTSFPAPVPLTSGSISVPDSHAPENLAILATGMPSTSYSLASHQEWPQHQEQTRTEQIYSQKQETLPASQYNMNFQAGTSVQLHSGVHHRPDKLAEHSTVKQEYSHKSANKHHGQVAAPVIIPQKMSLDKYREKRKLETLELDVREHYVATPGEQQHKKHLQPQAASSVTSPIKMKIPIANAEKPEKHLSDKKEKGGSLKLRIPIPPTEKGASKEELKMKIKVSSSERHSSSDEGSGKSKHSSPHVSKEHKDKHKEHSLNRHHGVGHKHSHSHGGGSGSSKHSTDGVTPSVLRSPVGLSSDGNSSSSGSSRKKLHSNDASHNHHSKMSKSSKSSGSSSSSCSVKQYVSSHNSVFNLPLPPPPPVTYQVGYGHLSTLVKLDKKPVENGPDAHPQYSTNSQHMDYKDTFDMLDSLLSAQGMNM
- the CCNT2 gene encoding cyclin-T2 isoform X3 — protein: MAAPSAAAAHVTPPGARPPRRETLWRRARAGPGALARAAMEAAGGGAGGGGGGGVMAAAGAGSAGSAARGGGGSSAASRWFFSREQLENTPSRRCGVEADKELSYRQQAANLIQDMGQRLNVSQLTINTAIVYMHRFYMHHSFTKFNRNIMSPTALFLAAKVEEQPRKLEHVIKVANACLHPQEPQLDTKSDAYLQQAQELVILETIMLQTLGFEITIEHPHTDVVKCTQLVRASKDLAQTSYFMATNSLHLTTFCLQYKPTVIACVCIHLACKWSNWEIPVSTDGKHWWEYVDPSVTLELLDELTHEFLQILEKTPSRLKRIRNWRANQAAKKPKGDGQVSENSLLGSSLVQNSILVDTVTGVAANTSFQKPSTSFPAPVPLTSGSISVPDSHAPENLAILATGMPSTSYSLASHQEWPQHQEQTRTEQIYSQKQETLPASQYNMNFQAGTSVQLHSGVHHRPDKLAEHSTVKQEYSHKSANKHHGQVAAPVIIPQKMSLDKYREKRKLETLELDVREHYVATPGEQQHKKHLQPQAASSVTSPIKMKIPIANAEKPEKHLSDKKEKGGSLKLRIPIPPTEKGASKEELKMKIKVSSSERHSSSDEGSGKSKHSSPHVSKEHKDKHKEHSLNRHHGVGHKHSHSHGGGSGSSKHSTDGVTPSVLRSPVGLSSDGNSSSSGSSRKKLHSNDASHNHHSKMSKSSKSSALLKTLP
- the CCNT2 gene encoding cyclin-T2 isoform X2, whose amino-acid sequence is MAAPSAAAAHVTPPGARPPRRETLWRRARAGPGALARAAMEAAGGGAGGGGGGGVMAAAGAGSAGSAARGGGGSSAASRWFFSREQLENTPSRRCGVEADKELSYRQQAANLIQDMGQRLNVSQLTINTAIVYMHRFYMHHSFTKFNRNIMSPTALFLAAKVEEQPRKLEHVIKVANACLHPQEPQLDTKSDAYLQQAQELVILETIMLQTLGFEITIEHPHTDVVKCTQLVRASKDLAQTSYFMATNSLHLTTFCLQYKPTVIACVCIHLACKWSNWEIPVSTDGKHWWEYVDPSVTLELLDELTHEFLQILEKTPSRLKRIRNWRANQAAKKPKGDGQVSENSLLGSSLVQNSILVDTVTGVAANTSFQKPSTSFPAPVPLTSGSISVPDSHAPENLAILATGMPSTSYSLASHQEWPQHQEQTRTEQIYSQKQETLPASQYNMNFQAGTSVQLHSGVHHRPDKLAEHSTVKQEYSHKSANKHHGQVAAPVIIPQKMSLDKYREKRKLETLELDVREHYVATPGEQQHKKHLQPQAASSVTSPIKMKIPIANAEKPEKHLSDKKEKGGSLKLRIPIPPTEKGASKEELKMKIKVSSSERHSSSDEGSGKSKHSSPHVSKEHKDKHKEHSLNRHHGVGHKHSHSHGGGSGSSKHSTDGVTPSVLRSPVGLSSDGNSSSSGSSRKKLHSNDASHNHHSKMSKSSKSSGGLRTSQHPRETGQETSGERS
- the CCNT2 gene encoding cyclin-T2 isoform X1; the protein is MAAPSAAAAHVTPPGARPPRRETLWRRARAGPGALARAAMEAAGGGAGGGGGGGVMAAAGAGSAGSAARGGGGSSAASRWFFSREQLENTPSRRCGVEADKELSYRQQAANLIQDMGQRLNVSQLTINTAIVYMHRFYMHHSFTKFNRNIMSPTALFLAAKVEEQPRKLEHVIKVANACLHPQEPQLDTKSDAYLQQAQELVILETIMLQTLGFEITIEHPHTDVVKCTQLVRASKDLAQTSYFMATNSLHLTTFCLQYKPTVIACVCIHLACKWSNWEIPVSTDGKHWWEYVDPSVTLELLDELTHEFLQILEKTPSRLKRIRNWRANQAAKKPKGDGQVSENSLLGSSLVQNSILVDTVTGVAANTSFQKPSTSFPAPVPLTSGSISVPDSHAPENLAILATGMPSTSYSLASHQEWPQHQEQTRTEQIYSQKQETLPASQYNMNFQAGTSVQLHSGVHHRPDKLAEHSTVKQEYSHKSANKHHGQVAAPVIIPQKMSLDKYREKRKLETLELDVREHYVATPGEQQHKKHLQPQAASSVTSPIKMKIPIANAEKPEKHLSDKKEKGGSLKLRIPIPPTEKGASKEELKMKIKVSSSERHSSSDEGSGKSKHSSPHVSKEHKDKHKEHSLNRHHGVGHKHSHSHGGGSGSSKHSTDGVTPSVLRSPVGLSSDGNSSSSGSSRKKLHSNDASHNHHSKMSKSSKSSGSSSSSCSVKQYVSSHNSVFNLPLPPPPPVTYQVGYGHLSTLVKLDKKPVENGPDAHPQYSTNSQHMDYKDTFDMLDSLLSAQGMNM
- the CCNT2 gene encoding cyclin-T2 isoform X5; the encoded protein is MSIPRSKISCVEEKDSASKDLAQTSYFMATNSLHLTTFCLQYKPTVIACVCIHLACKWSNWEIPVSTDGKHWWEYVDPSVTLELLDELTHEFLQILEKTPSRLKRIRNWRANQAAKKPKGDGQVSENSLLGSSLVQNSILVDTVTGVAANTSFQKPSTSFPAPVPLTSGSISVPDSHAPENLAILATGMPSTSYSLASHQEWPQHQEQTRTEQIYSQKQETLPASQYNMNFQAGTSVQLHSGVHHRPDKLAEHSTVKQEYSHKSANKHHGQVAAPVIIPQKMSLDKYREKRKLETLELDVREHYVATPGEQQHKKHLQPQAASSVTSPIKMKIPIANAEKPEKHLSDKKEKGGSLKLRIPIPPTEKGASKEELKMKIKVSSSERHSSSDEGSGKSKHSSPHVSKEHKDKHKEHSLNRHHGVGHKHSHSHGGGSGSSKHSTDGVTPSVLRSPVGLSSDGNSSSSGSSRKKLHSNDASHNHHSKMSKSSKSSGSSSSSCSVKQYVSSHNSVFNLPLPPPPPVTYQVGYGHLSTLVKLDKKPVENGPDAHPQYSTNSQHMDYKDTFDMLDSLLSAQGMNM
- the CCNT2 gene encoding cyclin-T2 isoform X6, which translates into the protein MATNSLHLTTFCLQYKPTVIACVCIHLACKWSNWEIPVSTDGKHWWEYVDPSVTLELLDELTHEFLQILEKTPSRLKRIRNWRANQAAKKPKGDGQVSENSLLGSSLVQNSILVDTVTGVAANTSFQKPSTSFPAPVPLTSGSISVPDSHAPENLAILATGMPSTSYSLASHQEWPQHQEQTRTEQIYSQKQETLPASQYNMNFQAGTSVQLHSGVHHRPDKLAEHSTVKQEYSHKSANKHHGQVAAPVIIPQKMSLDKYREKRKLETLELDVREHYVATPGEQQHKKHLQPQAASSVTSPIKMKIPIANAEKPEKHLSDKKEKGGSLKLRIPIPPTEKGASKEELKMKIKVSSSERHSSSDEGSGKSKHSSPHVSKEHKDKHKEHSLNRHHGVGHKHSHSHGGGSGSSKHSTDGVTPSVLRSPVGLSSDGNSSSSGSSRKKLHSNDASHNHHSKMSKSSKSSGSSSSSCSVKQYVSSHNSVFNLPLPPPPPVTYQVGYGHLSTLVKLDKKPVENGPDAHPQYSTNSQHMDYKDTFDMLDSLLSAQGMNM